CCGACGCGGATGGCATGGGCCACGGACAACCGGACGACCGGGTTCCGGATTGTGGGTCACGGGAAGTCATTTCGGATCGAGAACCGGATGCCGGGGGCGGATGCGAATCCCTATCTGGCCCTGGCGGCGACGCTGGCGGGCGCGCTGGCGGGAATGGAGGAGGGGCTCGACTGCGGGGAGGAGTACCGGGGCAACGCCTACACCGACGTGCGGCTGCCGCGCCTGCCGGCGACGTTCCGCGACGCCACGGACCTCTTTGAACGTTCCAGTCTGGCGCGAACCGCCTTCGGGGACGCGGTGGTGGACTTCTATGTGCGTCATGCCCGGTTGGAGCAGCAGGCCTTCGACGACGCCGTGACCGACTGGGAGAAGCGGCGCTACTTCGAGCAGATCTAGGAGCCTGTCTGAAAACCCTTCGGGCGACGGTTCTATTGGCCTGTGCCGGCCTCGCCTCCATGGCCCATGCCAAAATCCCTCGTCGCAGGGCCCCTTCCAGTTTTCAGACAGGCCCGGCGACTCGGATACCGGATGGGAACCGGTGTATCAGGGGGGCGCCAGGGGACGGTCCCGGACCGAGGATTGGAGGACGTGGACGTTCGTTGGGTTCGAGGGGGAATGTCCCGGCGAGGTTGACTCCTTGCGGGGAATTCACTAGGGGAAGCGGAACAGCGTTACGACCCGTGAACGAATCCTCCTCTTCCCCGGCCACGCGCCGCGACTTTCTGAAGGCCTCGACGGCGGCGGCCCTGGTCTCCGCCGTGGCGGCACCCCGCATGCTGACTTCGAGGGCCCGGGCCATATCGCCGGGCGACACGATCAAGATCGGCCTGGTGGGCTGTGGTGGACGCGGCACGGGGGCGGCGGCCCAGGCCCTGGCGGCGGATTCGAACAGCCAGTTGACGGCGATGGGGGATGTCTTCGAGCGGGCGATCCAGGGCTCTCTTCGCTCGGTCGTTGGCGAGGTGGGAGAAGACCGGGTCCAGGTGAAGCCGGAGAATCGGTTCGTAGGGCTGGATGCCTACCAGAAGGTGATCGCTTCCGGGGTGGATGTGGTGCTGCTGGCTGCGCCACCGGGCTTCCGGCCGGTGCATCTGCGGGCGGCGGTCGAGGCGGGGAAGCACACGTTCTGCGAGAAGCCGATGGCCACGGACGCGCCGGGGGTCCGGTCGGTGCTGGAATCGGCCCGTCTGGCGCGGGAACGGTCGCTGGCGATCGTGGCCGGCTTCTGCTGGCGCTACGACTATCCGTTGCGCGAGTTGTTCAAGCGGATTCACGACGGCCAGATCGGGGAGATCCGGGCGCTGTACGGGACCTATCTGACCGGCCCGGTGAAGCCGATGCCGCCGGCGGAATCGCGCCCGGCGGGGATCACCGACATCGAGTGGATGATCCGCAACTGGTACAACTTCAACTGGCTGAGTGGCGACGGGTTTGTCGAGCAGGCGGTGCATACCTGCGACTGGCTGGCCTGGGCCATGCAGGATCGCATGCCGGCGTCGGCCACCGCGGTGGGCGGCCGGCAGATCCCGGCGCACGGCGGGAACATCTACGACCACATCGAGGCGAATTACGCCTGGGACAACGGGACGCTGGGTTTTCTCGCTCAACGGCAGATTCCGGGGTGTTACGGGGAGAACAACCTGGTGGTTCTGGGGACGAAGGGAACCGCGACCATCGACGGTCGGGGGCCTTCGATCACCGGGGAGCGCCCCTGGCGATACCAGGGGCCGCGGCCGAACATGTACCAGGTGGAGCACGACGAGTTGTTCGCCAGCATCCGGGCCGGCAAGCCCATCAATGACGGCGAGTGGATGGCCACCAGCACGCTGCTGGGCATCCTGGGCCGAAGCGCCGCCTATACGGGGCAGAAGATCACCTGGGACATGATCCTCAATTCCCAGCAGGTCCTCGTGCCCCCCATCGAGGATTGGGACACGAAGTTCGAACCCGAGCCGATGGCGATGCCGGGTCGGACGCGCTTCGTCTAGCGCGGGGTGGCGGAATTCGTTGCGCCGGACGCCACACGAAGGGGGTGCAGCGGAACCTCGGGTTGATGACCGCGGCCGGCGTGTGGTTTCATGCGGCGTGGCAGTCAAGGTTCGCGCCGTCCTTCGCAACCGTTCCAGGTCCTTCGCGCCCCGGGACGCTGCGGGTGTGCGTTCCCACCTTGGGCGCCGCGCCTTCCTGGGCGTAGTGGCCGCCGGCCTTTTGGCTGCGGGTTGCGTGCCATCCGGGGAAGAGCGGCCGTTGGTGGTGGGGATGGAGCTTCGGTATCCGCCGTTCGAGATGAAGGATGAACAGGGCCGTCCCGCGGGAATCAGCGTGGATCTGGCCCGTGCCCTGGCGGGGGCGCTGGGGCGGGAGTTGCGGATCGAGGACATCGCCTTCGACGGTCTGATTCCCGCCCTCAAGACCGGGAAGATCGATCTCATCCTGTCGTCGCTGACCCGCACCGAGGAACGGGCCGAATCGATCGACTTCTCGGAGCCGTACCTCGAGACGGGCCTCTGCCTGCTGGTGGGCCGTGAGGCGCCCGTGGAGTCGGCGGCGGATCTGGACCGGCCGGGCCGGGTGGTGGCGGTCAAGAAGGGCACCACAGGCCACACCTACGCGGCGGCCCGCTTCCGGGAGGCCCGACTTCTGGTCCTGGACCACGAAGCGGCGGCGGTGTTGGAAGTGGTCCAGGGCAAGGCCGACGCCTTCCTCTACGACCGGATGTCCGTCTTCCAGCACTGGCGGCGCAACGAGGGCACCACGCGGGCGCTGCTCGATCCGTTCCAGACCGAGCAATGGGCCATCGGGATCCGCAAGGGGAACGATGCCCTGCGTCAGCAGGTGAACGGCTTCCTCGAGGCCTACCGGCGCGAGGGCGGCTTTGAAGGGTTGGGGGAGCGCTGGTTGAAGGAGCAGAAGGACGCCTTCGAGGAACTCGGGCTGCCGTTCTACTTCTGAGGCGCGAGGCGTGTGATTCCGCTCCCGACGATGGAACGTCCTCCCTCGATGCTGCGGTGGGGATTCCACCTTTCGCTCATGGGGGGCCTGCTGGCGCTGGTGTTCAACTTCGCGTTCCAGCAGCTTCAGTATGACTGGAACTGGTCGGCACCGTGGCGGTACCGCGCCTTGTTCTGGCAGGGATGGCTTACCACGGTGGGCCTGGCCGCCGCCGCGCTCGCGGCGAGCACGGGAATTGGCGTGGTCACCGCATTGCTGGCCCGCGGTTCGTTTCTACCGGCACGCGCCCTGGCGCGGCTGTACGTCGAGCTGATTCGAGGCACGCCGTTGCTGGTCCAGATCCTCCTGTTCTTCTACGTCGTCGCTCCGGCATTCCGGATCGAGCACCGCATCCTGGTGGGGGTGCTCACGCTCTCGATCTTTTCGGGGGCCTACCTTTCCGAGATCGTTCGCGCGGGGATCGACGGGGTGGGGAAGTCGCAATGGGAGACGGCCCGGGCGATCGGGCTGAGCCGGGTTCAGACCTATCGCTTCGTCGTCCTGCCCCAGGCGCTCCGGCAGATTCTGCCGCCGGTCACCGGCCAGTTCGCCTCGCTGATCAAGGATTCGTCGCTCCTGTCGGTGATTGGGATCGGGGAATTCACCCTGAACGCCCAGCAGGTGAACGCCCTCACGTACAGCACGCTGGAGAGCTATCTCCCCCTGGCGGCCGGCTATCTGGTCCTGACGCTTCCGCTCTCCCTGTGGGCCCGGTATCTCGAGGGTCGCGCCCACTTCGACACCTGACGCCATGCGCCTCCGGCTTCGCGAACTGGCCAAGCATTTCGACCGTCATGCGGTCCTCGACGGCGTGGACCTCGAACTGACGGAGACTCGCGCACTCGTCCTGATCGGCCCGTCGGGCGGGGGCAAATCGACCCTGCTGCGGCTGCTGGGGGGGCTGGAACATCCTTCGGCCGGATGGATCGAACTCGACGGAGCGCCCATCCCCTTCGAAAGCCCTGCGGAACTGCACCGCCACCGGGCGCGAACCGGCTTTGTCTTCCAGGCTCACAACCTGTTCCCCCATCTCCCGGCCTTGCAGAACATCACCCTCCCGCTGGAGCGGGTCCACGGCCTGGCACCCGGCGCCGCGCGGGACCAGGCCATGGAGTTGCTCGTCCGCTTCCGGCTCGAGGCGCATGCCGCCAAACGTCCCGCCCAGCTTTCCGGCGGCCAGCAGCAGCGTGTGGCCATCGCCCGGGCGGTCGCGATCCGTCCCCGCTGGCTGCTCCTCGATGAACCCACTTCGGCCCTCGATCCCGAGATGACGGCGGAGGTGCTCGACATGATTGCGGAGCTTCGGGCCGAGGGACGCGACATTGTGCTGGTCACGCATCAGATGGGATTCGCGCGCCGGGTCGCGGATCATATCGCCTTCGTGGGCGACGGGGGCATCCCCGCCCACGGTCCGGTGGCGGAGATGCTCGACCATCCGACCGCACCCCAGGTCCGACGCTTCCTCGACCGGGTGCTTTCCTACTGAAGGTTTCCGCGTCCGGCCCCGCGATCCAAGGCCGGGCAGCGGGCGAGTTGATGGGTCAGGTAGGGCAGCAACTGCTTCTTCCGCGAGACGATTCCCGCCATCTCGTACAGTCCCGGCTCGACCTCCGGGTAATCGATGGTCTTCAGGAAGTCGGGGTCGCCGTCGATCACCAGCAGCGAGGTCTGCTCGACCACATCCGTCACCAGCAGCGCCGAGAAGAAGTAACCGTGGGACCGCCGGTAATGGCCGACCGCGGCGCGAACGGCGTCCTGGCGGCGACGGAAATTGTCGAACCCGATCTCCTCAATCTGGGCCACCGAATACTTCAGCTCCCCTTCGGCGTACTCCTTGCAATCCGAGACGATCGCCGTTTCCGGGGGATGCGACACCAGGATCGAGCCGGATTCGAACAGCCGTTCGGTGAACTCCCGGGCCCGGACGCCCGAACGTTCCTCGAGGCGGGCCAGGATCTCCGCATCCCGCGCCGTGGTGGTCGGCGAGGTCAGGTTCAGGGTGTCGGCCACCAACCCGGAAAGGAGCACCCCGGCGATCGCGGCCGGCAATTCGACCCCGTACCGAAAGAAACAGTCGGCGACAATGGTGCTGGTGGAGCCCACCGGTTCGTTCCGGAAAAGGATGGGCTGGCGCGTCCGCAGCGCCCCGATCCGATGGTGATCGATGATCTCGATGATCTCGACCTCGTCCGCTCCGGCGACGGCCTGGGACAGCTCGTTGTGATCCACCAGGATCAACTGCCGTTCCACCGGCTTGAGGAAATCCGATTTGGTCAGCATCCCGACCACCCGCCGGTCGTCGTCCACCACCGGAAAGGCCGGAAACCCCGAACTGGTCGCCATCTCCCGCACCCGGCGCAGCGGTTCGTCCCGGTGGAACGACAGGAAGTGTTCGTCCTGCAAGTGGCGGACCGGGATCGCCGCGCGGCACAACATGGCGGTGGTCGCAGTGTCCACCGGCGACACGATCAGGGAAACCTCGTTCCGGCGGGCCTCCTCGACGATCTCGTCCGTCACCGCCAGTCCCCCGGTCACCACCAGCGCCCGAACGCGGGCGGAGACGGCCAGTTGCTGGATGTCCACCCGGTCGCCCACCAGCACCAGCAGTTTCTCGGGCGGGTTGCGGTCGAGGCGGGCCGCGAAGGACGTCCGGCTCATCGCCCCGATCATCATGGTGAGGTCGTCCTCCCGGTCCGGCTCGAAGGCGCACAGCATCCTTCCCCGCAGGGCGCGGGTCAGGCCGCGCAGGCTGCCCATCACCCGCCGCGAGTCGAACGGTCGCCCCTCCGCCGGATAGAAGAACTTGCTGGACTTGAACACCGACACGAGGGCCCGGCACCGGCGCTGTCCGTCGAGGATGGGCAGCACCCGGATGCTGGCGTTGTCCATCAGCGTCATCGCCTCGGTCACCGTCGCGTCCGGGCTCACGCTGAGCACATTGGTCTCCATCACGTCACCCACCCGGGGGGAGACGTCGGCCACGAACCGCGGTGCCGGGAGACCGAACGTCCGGAGGATGAAATCAATCCGTTCGTTGGTGTCGCCGCACCGGGCGGCCACGGCGTCCAGGAGGCCGGTGCGGCGCTTGAACTCTGCATACCCGATCGCGGAACACACCGCGTCCGGGTCTGGATTCCGGTGGCCGATAACGAGTACCTCCCTCATGAACGGCGCGCACCGTATCGATCGCCCCGCGCCGCGGCAAGCCGGTGAGGAGACGCGATTCGGAGGGCCGGGTTCCACGAGTCCCCACGAGGGGTGGCTTGGGCACGTTCCAGGATCCTGGGATGCGCCCGCCGTCCTGGGCCGGCAATGAGGTTGCGTTGGGCTGGGGAAGGGGATTCGATGCCGGCCGGGCCCTGGGGCCTTCCATGACCGACCTTCCGCACGAGATCGCCGCCATTGCGATTTTCGCCTTCACCTACCTTCTGATCTGCGGCCGGAGGCTCAAGATCCTGCCGTTGAATCGCCCGGCGGCGGCGTTGCTGGGGACGGTGCTGATGGTGGTGTGCGGGGTGATGACCCCGGACGAGGTCTATCGCGCCGTGGACTACAACACGCTGGTGCTGCTTCTGGGCATGAGCCTGATCGCGGCGTACCTCGACATGGCGGGCTTTTTCGGGTGGACGGCCGACTGGGTGTTGCGGGTGGCGGGCACGCCCCAACGCCTGCTGCTGTACCTGATCCTGGCCTCGGGTGTGCTTTCGGCGCTGCTGGTCAATGACACCGTCTGTCTGATGCTGACGCCCCTGGTGGTGCGGGTGGTGGTGCGGGGCGGTTTGCCGTTGCCGCCGTACCTGCTGGCCCTGGCGATGAGTGCGAACATCGGGAGCGTGGCCACGCTGGTCGGTAATCCGCAGAACATGCTGATCGGCCAGATGTCGGGGCTCGCGTTCCGGGACTTCTCGGGTGCGCTGATCCCGGTCGCCGCGGTGGGCTTGCTGATTCAGTACGCCATACTGCGGATCGGGTTTGCGCGGCAGTTGCGCGGCTTGACGATCGCCCGGAAGGAGGAGGGAACGGGCGAGCCGGTGGACCGTCGGCTGCTGGTTCTGGCGGCGGCGGGGCTGGTGTTTGTGTTTTCAGGATTTCTGATGGGATTTCACCTGGCGTGGACGGCGTTGACGGGCGGGGCGCTGGTGATGGTGCTGGCACGGCGGGACACGCATGAAGTCCTGCGACGGGTGGACTGGCATCTGCTGGTCTTTTTTGCGGCGCTGTTCGTGGTGGTCGAGGGGTTGAACGACACGGGATTGCCGGAACGGCTTTACCGGGGTTTGAGCGGGGTGTTTGGCGGCACGGCCACCTCACAGGCCTGGAATCTGGCGTGGTTCTCGGTCGCCGGGTCGAATGTCTTCTCCAATGTCCCCTTCGTGCTGGTTGCCGGGCGATGGCTCCTGGCCTTCCAGGATCCGGCGCTGATGTGGAAGGTGATGGCGTTGGCGACGACCTTCGGGGGCAATCTCACGCTGCTGGGATCGGTGGCGAACCTGATTGTCGTCGAGTCCGCACGCGGCCATTGCGAGGTCGGATTCTGGGAATACGCGCGGTACGGCATTCCGGTGACGTTGGGGAGTCTTGGGGCGGGACTGACCCTGCTGCTGGCCCTGCACTGAGGGAAGGAACGGAACCGGGCATAAAACAGCCCTAAACTTCGTGCATATGCACGAAGTTTAGGGCTGTTACAGGGTCGTCCCGGGGCAAGGGGACGGGGATGGGTCGTGCCGGGGCGCCTTGTACCCGTAGGGGCAATGCCGGCAGCCGTTCCGGCAGCAAAGCCCCCGGCGACGCAGGTAGGCCTCGGTGAACACGACCCTGCCGTTCTCCCAATAGAAGTCGCCCGGCATCGGCACGACCACGGGCGGTTCCGGGCGGGTCGCGTCATGGAAGGCGCGGAGGCAGGCCTGGCAGATGCAGGCGGCTTTGCGCAAGGGGACAGGCACCAGGGCGAGGAGCGCTTCGGGGATGGTTTCCCTGAAGCACCAGCAGGGGCCCTTGTAGGGATCCTGGGTGCATTGCTGGCAGTGGTTGGGCCCGCCGCATAGAGGGCACCGGGACGGATCGTGTTCCGGGCCCGGGTTCTCACTCCCAGTCATAGAGGCTGTTGTCGGGGGAAAGGAAACCTGTCCCGGGGGCCACCCGGTCGGTGCCGTCGGCATTGTCTGTGTGTCGTCGCTGCAACGAGGCCGCGTGGCCGTCCGCAAAGGAAGCGTTGCTGCGGCCGGTGTGGCGGAATCCCTGGGTGCCGGACCAGCGTCCGCGGAAGCCCGCATCCCCCGGGCTGGGCCACGGGGCGCGCATGAACTTGTTGGCGCCGCCGGCGTACTGCCCGTCGCCGAACACCACGGTCCCGGCGGGTTGCTTGACCCAGGCGGCACGGGCCGGGGAGGGGATGGACTCAAACTGACCCCGGCCGAGGTAGCTGGTGTTGTAGTTGTAGCCGGTGACGGGGTCATCGAGCCAGTTGGCGGGGCCGCGGAAGGACGGGCATTGCTGGACCTGTTCCGTGCCTTCCCCTTCCCAGAGCAGGCCGGGCACCACCCGGGGCGGATTCTCGAAGCGGGTCGTGAGGTCCCATGCCTGGGCCACCGTCACGCCGTCCTGGACGAGCGTGTAATACGCGATCGGGTAGGCGTCGTCGTGGGCCAGCGTGTAGGCCTCTGCCGCGATGGCCATCTGACGGAGGTTGCCGAGACACGCCACGCTGCGGGTCCGGTCCTTGGACCGCGCCAAGGCCGGCAGGAGGAGGCTGGTGAGGAGGGCGACGATGCCGATGACCACCAGCAGTTCGACAAGGGTGAAGGCCGGGTGCCGGCGTGTTCTCCCGTGACAGCGCCTCCCGGGGGAAGGAATGGGGTGCATGGCCGTTCAAGGCCCGTCCTGCCGGACCCGGTAGAACGCCGCGCCCCCCGGGGGATCGGGGTCACGCCAGGTCACGGGCGTGCCGTCGCCGGGTG
The sequence above is drawn from the Verrucomicrobiia bacterium genome and encodes:
- a CDS encoding Gfo/Idh/MocA family oxidoreductase yields the protein MAHAKIPRRRAPSSFQTGPATRIPDGNRCIRGAPGDGPGPRIGGRGRSLGSRGNVPARLTPCGEFTRGSGTALRPVNESSSSPATRRDFLKASTAAALVSAVAAPRMLTSRARAISPGDTIKIGLVGCGGRGTGAAAQALAADSNSQLTAMGDVFERAIQGSLRSVVGEVGEDRVQVKPENRFVGLDAYQKVIASGVDVVLLAAPPGFRPVHLRAAVEAGKHTFCEKPMATDAPGVRSVLESARLARERSLAIVAGFCWRYDYPLRELFKRIHDGQIGEIRALYGTYLTGPVKPMPPAESRPAGITDIEWMIRNWYNFNWLSGDGFVEQAVHTCDWLAWAMQDRMPASATAVGGRQIPAHGGNIYDHIEANYAWDNGTLGFLAQRQIPGCYGENNLVVLGTKGTATIDGRGPSITGERPWRYQGPRPNMYQVEHDELFASIRAGKPINDGEWMATSTLLGILGRSAAYTGQKITWDMILNSQQVLVPPIEDWDTKFEPEPMAMPGRTRFV
- a CDS encoding prepilin-type N-terminal cleavage/methylation domain-containing protein; this encodes MHPIPSPGRRCHGRTRRHPAFTLVELLVVIGIVALLTSLLLPALARSKDRTRSVACLGNLRQMAIAAEAYTLAHDDAYPIAYYTLVQDGVTVAQAWDLTTRFENPPRVVPGLLWEGEGTEQVQQCPSFRGPANWLDDPVTGYNYNTSYLGRGQFESIPSPARAAWVKQPAGTVVFGDGQYAGGANKFMRAPWPSPGDAGFRGRWSGTQGFRHTGRSNASFADGHAASLQRRHTDNADGTDRVAPGTGFLSPDNSLYDWE
- a CDS encoding anion transporter, yielding MTDLPHEIAAIAIFAFTYLLICGRRLKILPLNRPAAALLGTVLMVVCGVMTPDEVYRAVDYNTLVLLLGMSLIAAYLDMAGFFGWTADWVLRVAGTPQRLLLYLILASGVLSALLVNDTVCLMLTPLVVRVVVRGGLPLPPYLLALAMSANIGSVATLVGNPQNMLIGQMSGLAFRDFSGALIPVAAVGLLIQYAILRIGFARQLRGLTIARKEEGTGEPVDRRLLVLAAAGLVFVFSGFLMGFHLAWTALTGGALVMVLARRDTHEVLRRVDWHLLVFFAALFVVVEGLNDTGLPERLYRGLSGVFGGTATSQAWNLAWFSVAGSNVFSNVPFVLVAGRWLLAFQDPALMWKVMALATTFGGNLTLLGSVANLIVVESARGHCEVGFWEYARYGIPVTLGSLGAGLTLLLALH
- a CDS encoding amino acid ABC transporter permease — encoded protein: MERPPSMLRWGFHLSLMGGLLALVFNFAFQQLQYDWNWSAPWRYRALFWQGWLTTVGLAAAALAASTGIGVVTALLARGSFLPARALARLYVELIRGTPLLVQILLFFYVVAPAFRIEHRILVGVLTLSIFSGAYLSEIVRAGIDGVGKSQWETARAIGLSRVQTYRFVVLPQALRQILPPVTGQFASLIKDSSLLSVIGIGEFTLNAQQVNALTYSTLESYLPLAAGYLVLTLPLSLWARYLEGRAHFDT
- a CDS encoding putative manganese-dependent inorganic diphosphatase, producing the protein MREVLVIGHRNPDPDAVCSAIGYAEFKRRTGLLDAVAARCGDTNERIDFILRTFGLPAPRFVADVSPRVGDVMETNVLSVSPDATVTEAMTLMDNASIRVLPILDGQRRCRALVSVFKSSKFFYPAEGRPFDSRRVMGSLRGLTRALRGRMLCAFEPDREDDLTMMIGAMSRTSFAARLDRNPPEKLLVLVGDRVDIQQLAVSARVRALVVTGGLAVTDEIVEEARRNEVSLIVSPVDTATTAMLCRAAIPVRHLQDEHFLSFHRDEPLRRVREMATSSGFPAFPVVDDDRRVVGMLTKSDFLKPVERQLILVDHNELSQAVAGADEVEIIEIIDHHRIGALRTRQPILFRNEPVGSTSTIVADCFFRYGVELPAAIAGVLLSGLVADTLNLTSPTTTARDAEILARLEERSGVRAREFTERLFESGSILVSHPPETAIVSDCKEYAEGELKYSVAQIEEIGFDNFRRRQDAVRAAVGHYRRSHGYFFSALLVTDVVEQTSLLVIDGDPDFLKTIDYPEVEPGLYEMAGIVSRKKQLLPYLTHQLARCPALDRGAGRGNLQ
- a CDS encoding amino acid ABC transporter ATP-binding protein, which codes for MRLRLRELAKHFDRHAVLDGVDLELTETRALVLIGPSGGGKSTLLRLLGGLEHPSAGWIELDGAPIPFESPAELHRHRARTGFVFQAHNLFPHLPALQNITLPLERVHGLAPGAARDQAMELLVRFRLEAHAAKRPAQLSGGQQQRVAIARAVAIRPRWLLLDEPTSALDPEMTAEVLDMIAELRAEGRDIVLVTHQMGFARRVADHIAFVGDGGIPAHGPVAEMLDHPTAPQVRRFLDRVLSY
- a CDS encoding transporter substrate-binding domain-containing protein — translated: MELRYPPFEMKDEQGRPAGISVDLARALAGALGRELRIEDIAFDGLIPALKTGKIDLILSSLTRTEERAESIDFSEPYLETGLCLLVGREAPVESAADLDRPGRVVAVKKGTTGHTYAAARFREARLLVLDHEAAAVLEVVQGKADAFLYDRMSVFQHWRRNEGTTRALLDPFQTEQWAIGIRKGNDALRQQVNGFLEAYRREGGFEGLGERWLKEQKDAFEELGLPFYF